From a single Gemmatimonadota bacterium genomic region:
- a CDS encoding M28 family peptidase, with protein sequence MPGQPLIRTARASLPVAGLTVLGACGGGGIPGAATITQDALSQDLHALAHDSMQGRLAGTQDVARAADWVAQRFAALGLQPAGDDGSFFQPFDMTWFSLGSDNTLSVRSGPALPVGEGWTPMGISASGTATGEVAFAGFGIVEPQLGFDDYQSADVTGKIVLILEREPGVENAESPFDGVVTSEASRDWRKVRSAQERGAIGVLFVRDIQAREDMDNWPAYHAAMWPADRRRVERYVLSAWAQGVTVPVAQISANLAQGLVQSSGRSLAELAQAAEGATNGLGVVALPGARVSLTTSVERHTTPGRNILAMVEGSDPSLATDVVIVGAHHDHDGVSDGEIFNGADDDGSGTVGVMAVAAAYADALARGERPRRSVLFAVWDAEERGLLGAWYHTLHPRFPLAGTVANLNMDMIGRNEEVPPEGGRRFTGLDPQTAESNANAINILGYTRSPDLAAAIEAANVETQLTLRFRYDNNESNLLRRSDHWPFLQNGVPGVWFHTGLHPDYHTPLDDADRINYEKMTKIVHLVHRTSWELANSDVRLGFEGMRSRARS encoded by the coding sequence ATGCCTGGTCAACCGCTCATTCGGACGGCGCGTGCCTCGTTGCCCGTGGCCGGACTCACAGTCCTGGGCGCGTGCGGCGGAGGCGGCATCCCCGGCGCCGCCACCATCACCCAGGACGCGCTGTCCCAAGACCTGCACGCGCTCGCCCACGATTCCATGCAGGGTCGGCTGGCCGGTACGCAGGACGTGGCGCGCGCAGCCGATTGGGTGGCGCAGCGCTTCGCGGCGCTCGGTCTCCAACCCGCGGGCGACGACGGCTCCTTCTTCCAGCCCTTCGACATGACCTGGTTCAGCCTGGGGTCGGACAACACGCTGTCCGTCCGCAGCGGTCCGGCGCTGCCTGTGGGGGAGGGGTGGACACCGATGGGCATCAGCGCCAGTGGCACCGCAACCGGTGAGGTAGCCTTCGCGGGTTTCGGCATCGTGGAGCCGCAGCTCGGGTTCGACGACTACCAGAGCGCAGACGTGACGGGCAAGATCGTCCTGATCCTGGAGCGCGAGCCCGGTGTCGAAAATGCCGAAAGCCCCTTCGACGGCGTCGTGACCTCGGAGGCTTCGCGCGACTGGCGGAAGGTACGGAGCGCCCAGGAGCGGGGCGCCATCGGCGTTCTGTTCGTGCGGGATATCCAGGCACGGGAGGACATGGACAACTGGCCTGCCTACCACGCTGCCATGTGGCCGGCGGATCGGCGCAGAGTCGAGCGCTACGTCCTGTCCGCCTGGGCCCAAGGCGTCACGGTGCCGGTGGCACAGATTTCGGCGAATCTGGCACAGGGGTTGGTGCAGTCCTCCGGGCGCTCCCTGGCGGAGCTGGCACAAGCCGCCGAAGGCGCGACCAATGGGCTCGGCGTGGTTGCGCTTCCGGGTGCACGTGTCTCGCTGACCACCAGTGTGGAGCGGCACACGACGCCGGGGCGGAACATCCTGGCGATGGTGGAGGGGTCGGATCCCTCGCTGGCCACCGACGTGGTCATCGTGGGTGCCCATCACGATCACGACGGGGTGAGCGACGGGGAGATCTTCAACGGAGCGGACGACGATGGCTCCGGCACCGTCGGTGTGATGGCGGTGGCGGCTGCCTACGCCGACGCGCTGGCCCGTGGAGAGCGCCCGCGCCGCTCGGTGCTATTCGCGGTCTGGGACGCCGAAGAACGTGGACTCCTCGGAGCGTGGTACCACACGCTGCATCCGCGCTTTCCGCTCGCAGGCACCGTGGCCAACCTCAACATGGACATGATCGGTCGCAACGAAGAGGTCCCGCCGGAGGGCGGCCGGCGCTTCACGGGGCTCGACCCACAGACTGCCGAGTCCAACGCCAATGCCATCAACATCCTCGGCTACACCCGTTCGCCGGATCTGGCAGCCGCCATCGAGGCTGCCAACGTCGAGACCCAGCTCACGTTGCGGTTCCGCTACGACAACAACGAATCCAACCTGCTACGGCGGAGCGACCACTGGCCCTTCTTGCAGAACGGAGTGCCGGGCGTGTGGTTCCACACGGGACTGCATCCGGACTATCACACACCCCTGGACGATGCAGACCGCATCAACTACGAGAAGATGACGAAGATCGTGCACCTCGTGCAT